The window AGACGCTGGCCGCCGTACAGCGCCACCGCGTCCACCTGCAACTGCCCTTCCGGCGCGCGGGCCACAAAGCGCACCTTGGTAAAGCCCGGCTGGTAGCGAACTTCGGTGGGGGAGACCATGTTGCCGGTGCCAGTGACCAGCACCGAACTGACCGGCAGATACCCCGCCGGCAGCACCGGGCGAACCACCGTGTCGCCCACCAGGGTGTACGAGGCCCCAGGAATGGGGCGGCCCTGGGGGTCCACCACTTCCACCAGCAGCTGGTTGGCGATTTTCACCGTGTCGGGCAGGGTAAACCCGCCCACGCTGGCGCGCACCGCCTGTTCACCCAACCGGAAGCTGTAACGGATGGCGTTGCTGTACTGCTTGGTGGTGGGCAGCACCCGGATGTACATCCCCCACTCGCCCACCAGCGCCGGGGTGATGGCGAAGCTGTCGGTGGCCGTCTTGCCGTTGTCGCTGGGCGTGAGGTTCACGCGGGCGCCACCGGGCTGCACTGCCCACAGTTCCGCTTCCTGGGGGCCGTCCACGTCGTAATTCAGCAGGTTCAGGGTCTTGCCCACCCAGTCGGCAGTCACGTTCAGCCGGGCGGCCAGCAGCGGCTCGGCGTCGGTGCTGCGGGCGTTCACGCTGAAATCGCTGGTTTCCAGCACAAAGGGCGCGGCCACCCGCAGGGCAAACGAGTTCTTGCCGTCGCCCCTGCTGGTGACCTTCAGGGTGTAGGTGCCCGCCGGCAGACCGCCCGCGAACAGGCCTTCCCAGGTGTGCTCGCGCCCCAGGCCGTAGCGGCGCTCGGTGACGGTGCCGCCGGGGCCGGTCAGGGTGAAGGTGGTTTCAAAGGGCTCGTTTTTCTTGTACAGCTCGTCGCCAAAGTACCCGTCGCCCCGGCGGCCGTCCACGTAGTCGGCAAGGTTAAAGCCCGGCGAGTACACCTCCAGCCCCAGCGGCCGACCGGCGTTCTGGGGCGAAACCCGGATTTCGTAGGATTCCTGGGCCTGCGGCCATTTTTCCCCCACCGACACCAGCGGCAGGATGCCGCCCGTCTGGGCGGCGGCGGCGGGGCTGAGCAGCAGGGCCCCGGCAAGAACCAGGGCGGCGGGCAGGGCGCGGGCAGAGAACAGGGTGGGCATGAGCTGCCGCCCAGCATACCGCCGGCGTCTGGCGCTCAGCTCAGGTCCCTTCGCTGCCGATCTTCAGCTCAACCAAGCAAAGCGAGCAGCGAAAAACGTGCCTCGGACCGGGAATGAAAACGCTTCGGCACTTGTCTGAAGCATTGAAAGAGGAGGGGCGAGGCCCTTAGCATTCAGCCCTGATGCGCCCTGCCCTCCCGCCCCTCCTGGCCGCCCGCGCCCGCGCCCTGCTGGGCGGCGAGGCGCTGCAGGCCAACCTCCGCGCCCTCTCGGCCCGGGCCGGCGCACCGCTGCTGCTGCCGGTCAAGGCCAATGCGTATGGGCACGGGCTAAGTGAGGTGGCCCACCTCGCTGCGCCCCACCCGAACCTCTGGGGCCTGGCGGTGGCGACCCCGCAGGAGGCAGCGGCACTGGCCGCGCTGAGGCTGGGCCGGCCCGTGGTGCTGCTGACCCCGCCCATGCCCCAGGAGGTGGCCCCCCTGGCCGACCTGGGCGTGCGCCTGCCCGTGGCTTCCCTGGCCGAAGCCGAGGCCCTGCCCAGCCACGCCCGCGCGCACCTGAAGGTGGACACCGGCATGAACCGCCTGGGTGCCCGCCCCGAAGACGCCGTGGCCGTGGGCCGCCGACTGGCCGAGCGGGGCCTGCTAGAAGGCGTGTACACCCACTTCGCCACCGCCGACGAGCCCGACCCCCGCTTTGCCCACGAGCAACTGCGCCGCTTTCAGGGGGTGCTCTCGGCCCTGCCCGAGACGCCAGCGCCGCTGCTGGTGCATGCCGCCAATGGGGGCGCGGTCCTGAGCTTCGGGGCGCTGCCGGGCATGGCCTTGGCCCGCCCCGGGCTGGCTGCCTACGGCTTTGCGCCCGCCCACCTGCACCGTGTTGTGCCCCTGACCCCGGTGATGACCTTGCAGGCCCGGATCACGCACCTGCACACGGCGCGGGCCGGCGAAACGGTCAGCTACGGCGCCCTGTGGCGCGCGGCGCAGGACACCTGGGTCGCCACCGTGGGTCTGGGCTACGGCGACGGCTATCCCCGCAATGCCACCGGGCAGGCGCAGGTGCTGGTGGCCGGCGAGCGCCGCCCGGTGCTGGGCCGCATCTGCATGGACCAGCTGATGGTGGACGTCACAGGCCTGGACGTCCAGGTGGGCGACTGGGTGACCCTGTGGACCAGCCAAGGCGTCACGGTGACGGATGTGGCGGCCTGGGGCGGCACCGTGGAATACGAGGTGCTGACCGGGGTGGGGGAACGGGTAGAGAGGGTTGTGGGCCGTGGGGTGTAGGTTGTGTGGGTTTCCTACAACCCATTCCCCACAACCTACATCCCCTTAAAAAAACCGCGTGACGTCCCGCACCACCACAAACACCATCAGCGCCATGACCAGGGCAAAGCCGGCGAGGTTAATCGCCTGCTCCTGCTGAAAGCTGAGGGGTCGGCCGCGCAGGGCGCCCACCAGCACCAGCAGAATGCGCCCGCCGTCCAGACCCGGAATGGGCAGCAGATTGAAAAACGCCAGCGAGAGATTCAGCAGGATGGCCACCTGAAGCAGCGCCCAGGGGCTGACGGCGGCGGCCCGGCTGACAATCTCGGCGGTGCCGATGGGTCCGCTCACGTTCTCGTCGCGTGAGAGGTCCAGGGTAAAGAAGCGCTGGAACAGGCCCGCAAAGGAGCGCAACACCTGCGGCACCGCCTCGGCTGTGACCTGCCAGGAGCGCACGAACGCCGTGCCCACGCCCACCGGCGCCACATCTGGGCCGTAGCGGATGCCCA of the Deinococcus aquaedulcis genome contains:
- the alr gene encoding alanine racemase is translated as MRPALPPLLAARARALLGGEALQANLRALSARAGAPLLLPVKANAYGHGLSEVAHLAAPHPNLWGLAVATPQEAAALAALRLGRPVVLLTPPMPQEVAPLADLGVRLPVASLAEAEALPSHARAHLKVDTGMNRLGARPEDAVAVGRRLAERGLLEGVYTHFATADEPDPRFAHEQLRRFQGVLSALPETPAPLLVHAANGGAVLSFGALPGMALARPGLAAYGFAPAHLHRVVPLTPVMTLQARITHLHTARAGETVSYGALWRAAQDTWVATVGLGYGDGYPRNATGQAQVLVAGERRPVLGRICMDQLMVDVTGLDVQVGDWVTLWTSQGVTVTDVAAWGGTVEYEVLTGVGERVERVVGRGV